A portion of the Suricata suricatta isolate VVHF042 chromosome 11, meerkat_22Aug2017_6uvM2_HiC, whole genome shotgun sequence genome contains these proteins:
- the CCDC83 gene encoding coiled-coil domain-containing protein 83 isoform X3 gives MAQIKRLREKNQKFHERNRHLKDEQTWHIRNLLKELSEENLGGSPVVTREDVEEAMKEKWKFERDQEENLKDMRMQINNAEKAFLEKLSEKEYWEEYKNVGSDQHAKLIITLQNDINTVKENAEKMSEHYKVTLEDARKRITRETLLQLDQKKEWAAQNAIKFIDKGSYIEIWENDWLKREIANQRKEVEELENTIHKLEEENLELIGQLFNCRLVDLKIPRRLYLTQAAGLEVPPEAPLELPETFKEESKSQSAEVESRDERSSSAESRAFRAGHEDSCRYSKDLKTDEESESCIEFGASDMKCLLYEDEQDFKDYVNLGSLQVKLMSVESKKMPIHFQETETPVKFCEDVKGPESYITYRMMKSFL, from the exons AACAGACACTTGAAGGATGAACAGACTTGGCACATACGGAACCTACTAAAGGAGCTGAGTGAAGAGAACTTGGGGGGATCACCAGTTGTAACAAGAGAAGATGTTGAAGAAGcaatgaaggaaaaatggaagtttGAAAGAGACCAGGAAGAAAACTTGAAAG ATATGCGCATGCAAATTAATAATGCTGAGAAAGCATTTCTTGAGAAACTCAGTGAGAAGGAATACTGGGAAGAGTACAAGAATGTAGGGAGTGATCAACATGCGAAACTGATTATCACCTTACAAAATGACATCAATACAGTTAAAGAGAATGCGGAGAAAATGTCAG aacactaTAAAGTCACTCTGGAAGATGCTAGAAAGAGAATAACCAGAGAAACTTTGTTGCAACTGGACCAAAAGAAGGAATGGGCCGCACAG AATGCTATCAAGTTCATTGACAAAGGCAGCTACATAGAGATCTGGGAGAATGACTGGCTAAAAAGAGAG ATTGCAAATCAGAGGAAGGAAgttgaagaattagaaaatactattcataaactggaagaagaaaacttGGAGCTTATTGGTCAACTATTCAACTGTAGACTTGTGGATCTCAAAATACCCAG gCGATTGTATCTTACTCAAGCTGCTGGACTGGAAGTGCCACCTGAAGCACCTTTGGAGTTGCCAGAAACATTTAAAG AGGAGTCAAAATCGCAGTCTGCAGAAGTAGAAAGCAGAGACGAGAGGAGCTCATCAGCCGAGAGCAGGGCCTTCCGTGCCGGTCATGAGGACAGTTGCAGGTACAGCAAGGACCTGaagacagatgaggaaagtgagtcCTGCATAGAGTTTGGGGCCTCTGATATGAAGTGCTTACTGTATGAGGACGAGCAGGATTTCAAG GATTATGTAAACTTGGGTTCCCTGCAAGTGAAGCTCATGAGTGTGGAGAGCAAGAAAATGcccattcattttcaagagacgGAAACTCCAGTCAAATTCTGTGAAGATGTCAAGGGCCCAGAAAGCTACATCACATACAGAATGATGAAGTCTTTTCTCTAA
- the CCDC83 gene encoding coiled-coil domain-containing protein 83 isoform X2 has protein sequence MEITYLSCQIKENAVERFMAQIKRLREKNQKFHERNRHLKDEQTWHIRNLLKELSEENLGGSPVVTREDVEEAMKEKWKFERDQEENLKDMRMQINNAEKAFLEKLSEKEYWEEYKNVGSDQHAKLIITLQNDINTVKENAEKMSEHYKVTLEDARKRITRETLLQLDQKKEWAAQNAIKFIDKGSYIEIWENDWLKREIANQRKEVEELENTIHKLEEENLELIGQLFNCRLVDLKIPRRLYLTQAAGLEVPPEAPLELPETFKEESKSQSAEVESRDERSSSAESRAFRAGHEDSCRYSKDLKTDEESESCIEFGASDMKCLLYEDEQDFKDYVNLGSLQVKLMSVESKKMPIHFQETETPVKFCEDVKGPESYITYRMMKSFL, from the exons AACAGACACTTGAAGGATGAACAGACTTGGCACATACGGAACCTACTAAAGGAGCTGAGTGAAGAGAACTTGGGGGGATCACCAGTTGTAACAAGAGAAGATGTTGAAGAAGcaatgaaggaaaaatggaagtttGAAAGAGACCAGGAAGAAAACTTGAAAG ATATGCGCATGCAAATTAATAATGCTGAGAAAGCATTTCTTGAGAAACTCAGTGAGAAGGAATACTGGGAAGAGTACAAGAATGTAGGGAGTGATCAACATGCGAAACTGATTATCACCTTACAAAATGACATCAATACAGTTAAAGAGAATGCGGAGAAAATGTCAG aacactaTAAAGTCACTCTGGAAGATGCTAGAAAGAGAATAACCAGAGAAACTTTGTTGCAACTGGACCAAAAGAAGGAATGGGCCGCACAG AATGCTATCAAGTTCATTGACAAAGGCAGCTACATAGAGATCTGGGAGAATGACTGGCTAAAAAGAGAG ATTGCAAATCAGAGGAAGGAAgttgaagaattagaaaatactattcataaactggaagaagaaaacttGGAGCTTATTGGTCAACTATTCAACTGTAGACTTGTGGATCTCAAAATACCCAG gCGATTGTATCTTACTCAAGCTGCTGGACTGGAAGTGCCACCTGAAGCACCTTTGGAGTTGCCAGAAACATTTAAAG AGGAGTCAAAATCGCAGTCTGCAGAAGTAGAAAGCAGAGACGAGAGGAGCTCATCAGCCGAGAGCAGGGCCTTCCGTGCCGGTCATGAGGACAGTTGCAGGTACAGCAAGGACCTGaagacagatgaggaaagtgagtcCTGCATAGAGTTTGGGGCCTCTGATATGAAGTGCTTACTGTATGAGGACGAGCAGGATTTCAAG GATTATGTAAACTTGGGTTCCCTGCAAGTGAAGCTCATGAGTGTGGAGAGCAAGAAAATGcccattcattttcaagagacgGAAACTCCAGTCAAATTCTGTGAAGATGTCAAGGGCCCAGAAAGCTACATCACATACAGAATGATGAAGTCTTTTCTCTAA